The proteins below are encoded in one region of Plutella xylostella chromosome 13, ilPluXylo3.1, whole genome shotgun sequence:
- the LOC105392528 gene encoding zinc finger protein jing gives MADGLRECRNEPKQMNNLTFSGPDSRQDDSKKCSEETFDEDDVKLSFYAGLKSSESCGKSFTSGVVAAGAPTDSKKDQVPESAEFNRKDVEDRKKRCFDRYDSSESSDSGVAVSSPTESSGSSDITEPGSPRSPESCDASEEACARMPPWSCEPAPRRAAPAARALPPPPPLHRRITEYFNHKMKPHNHLKRDAANINNDDTKKKCQPKNGVTNELEKYISFLSQTFNPRVLMDVGKQADAASRKNTQINSSDAKGFSNGNVNGLIDYSRPKDGNVKSHPMANGFTDNIQAPETQPKGKMPNGQLNGLKDNKKHGLEMKIAPDPSANGIVYKKVTGPVKRKMPIAASNDLVGLRVTQAKPDSTKSNTNDVVTSTTKLDSKMNGVTCGSNNISLNSIAPKLAPAKRETQKKSAQPTKRTNRKSSACIANSKNLTWSKANNFKQVQLQKQNCVNAVQGSPVKNVPSDPNTTANINIPNGVRQVPMAVNGSLGNLNVPATNFQNCHQLNLQQQCNGTVTSTNLGSFVAMPHHNVMLTTLRIPQNGIPAQSVNPHNNMAAFGRQNVNVSSPTKLNGQIVFPLVQNLNGAVVQIPNFVLPQTSQLTAQRQDHMQNQQAAQILINGTLLKLANTMASPYANVNKTMPPSSQPMPVGTKNVPGMPPVGMTVQPKPNYAVSYSHPMLVSQSGFIVTSVPNMNVKETWSSTSTYSASSTQSSSCGAPMVPTFLGQPLHTSSIPIAPVKPPDNPIQGTDPPSSTVKEPETISDSTTSKCDIPWLSKTVNNNHVPLDSNKFTRPFAQVSKLSQKLPEFIPSDLITDEKSEVESDKLRMEKTSEEIRRVEEVARREETIFTQITVLKDVSSNVQSSVIESNYSSATTESSESGIGTDKSIDSPSDSQASKECDDDSSLSLSVSVCSMDVQSSQKSPILKQPKTLRFPPKSLVKTEKDKRTSSTDTSSTVTICLWENCNRELDSDTDLLEHLQMDHVETQAGRENYTCQWQACKVKGKPSCSRLWLERHALSHGGNKPFKCIVDGCGKRFSTQILLERHVNHHFNEQAPGSNTSKKSADSAPKLFRRNGKKLRYRRQPWSARMFDFFDAGTMEGLAWRLGRITRWRLGGSCPLREPQGAHTLTLHAVLTATRYNAVEERREALVSYYPPHILEDEWVPEREVRRTRRVELSALPAPAKVLVYEQFCASYRKSPSPPPPAPTPAPAVARPAPRLLPARHCTSSRLLNNLIAKQKNVEPKEDCPANNLPIIYKEEEKVEVSGAKKRKMGRRHGGNAFWPCGR, from the exons TGGCGTAGCAGTATCGAGTCCGACAGAAAGCAGCGGCAGTAGCGACATCACGGAGCCCGGGTCCCCGCGGAGCCCCGAGTCGTGCGACGCGAGCGAAGAGGCGTGCGCGCGCATGCCGCCCTGGTCGTGCGagccggcgccgcgccgcgccgcgcccgccgcccgcgcgctgccaccgccgccgccgctgcaccGCCGCATCACGGAGTACTTCAACCACAAGATGAAGCCGCACAACCACCTCAAGCGGGACGCCGCCAATATCAACAACGATGACACCAAGAAGAAGTGTCAGCCTAAGAACGGCGTCACCAACGAACTTGAGAAGTACATCTCCTTTCTGTCACAGACCTTCAACCCGAGGGTCCTGATGGACGTCGGCAAACAAGCCGATGCCGCCTCGCGCAAAAACACCCAAATTAACAGCTCGGACGCCAAAGGGTTCAGCAACGGCAATGTTAATGGCCTCATAGACTACAGCAGGCCTAAAGATGGAAACGTCAAGTCACATCCGATGGCTAACGGTTTTACCGATAACATACAAGCCCCGGAAACGCAACCCAAGGGCAAGATGCCGAATGGACAGCTGAACGGGTTGAAGGACAATAAAAAACATGGACTCGAAATGAAGATAGCACCAGACCCATCCGCCAATGGAATCGTCTACAAGAAAGTTACAGGTCCTGTCAAACGTAAAATGCCGATTGCAGCTAGTAACGATTTAGTTGGATTAAGAGTGACACAAGCTAAACCCGACTCAACCAAGTCGAACACGAATGATGTTGTAACATCTACAACTAAATTAGACAGCAAAATGAATGGGGTCACGTGTGGATCGAACAACATCAGCTTAAATTCTATAGCTCCGAAATTAGCGCCGGCTAAACGTGAAACACAAAAGAAGTCTGCGCAGCCAACCAAAAGAACAAACCGCAAGTCATCGGCGTGCATCGCTAACAGCAAGAACCTTACGTGGTCAAAAGCAAACAATTTCAAACAGGTTCAgcttcaaaaacaaaattgtgTTAATGCAGTGCAGGGCTCGCCCGTCAAGAACGTGCCAAGTGATCCGAACACGACggcaaacataaatattccaAATGGTGTGAGACAGGTTCCGATGGCAGTGAACGGTAGTCTCGGTAATTTAAACGTACCTGCtacaaattttcaaaactgTCACCAACTCAACCTTCAGCAACAGTGTAATGGCACAGTAACGTCCACTAACTTGGGATCGTTCGTGGCCATGCCGCATCACAATGTCATGCTCACAACGCTCAGGATACCACAGAACGGTATTCCAGCTCAGTCAGTGAACCCTCACAATAATATGGCGGCATTCGGGCGACAAAACGTCAATGTTTCAAGTCCGACGAAGCTGAATGGCCAAATTGTGTTTCCGCTCGTTCAAAATCTAAACGGTGCGGTCGTTCAAATACCTAACTTTGTCCTTCCTCAAACATCACAACTCACTGCGCAACGACAAGACCACATGCAAAATCAGCAAGCGGcgcaaattttaataaacggAACGCTTTTGAAACTTGCAAACACAATGGCTTCCCCGTATGCAAACGTTAATAAAACTATGCCGCCTTCGTCTCAACCGATGCCGGTTGGAACCAAGAACGTACCTGGCATGCCGCCCGTTGGGATGACAGTCCAGCCAAAACCAAATTACGCTGTGAGCTATAGCCATCCGATGCTAGTTTCGCAGTCGGGATTCATCGTCACATCAGTGCCAAATATGAACGTTAAGGAGACGTGGAGCAGCACTAGTACCTACTCGGCATCGTCGACGCAGAGCTCGTCGTGCGGCGCGCCCATGGTCCCCACGTTCCTGGGCCAACCGCTGCACACCAGCAGTATCCCCATCGCGCCCGTCAAGCCGCCCGACAACCCCATCCAGGGCACCGACCCACCCAGTAGCACCGTTAAGGAACCAGAAACAATTAGTGATAGCACAACTTCCAAGTGTGATATACCGTGGCTGTCGAAAACAGTCAACAATAATCATGTCCCATTAGATTCTAATAAATTTACGAGGCCTTTTGCACAAGTGAGCAAATTATCACAGAAGCTTCCAGAATTTATTCCGTCGGACTTAATTACGGATGAGAAGTCTGAAGTAGAATCGGACAAACTGAGAATGGAGAAGACGAGTGAGGAAATAAGAAGAGTGGAAGAAGTGGCGAGGAGAGAGGAGACCATATTCACCCAGATAACTGTTTTGAAGGACGTTTCATCTAACGTGCAGAGTTCTGTGATAGAGTCAAACTACTCTAGTGCGACAACCGAGTCTTCCGAGTCTGGTATAGGGACGGACAAGTCTATCGACTCGCCGAGCGACTCGCAGGCTAGCAAGGAGTGCGATGACGACTCCTCCCTGTCCCTGAGCGTGAGTGTCTGCTCCATGGACGTGCAGAGTTCACAGAAGAGCCCTATCCTGAAGCAGCCCAAGACGCTTCGGTTTCCACCGAAAAGCCTAGTGAAAACAGAGAAAGACAAGAGAACGTCTAGCACGGACACGTCATCTACAGTTACCATTTGCTTGTGGGAGAACTGCAATAGGGAGTTGGACAGTGACACTGATCTCCTAGAGCACTTACAG ATGGACCACGTGGAAACGCAAGCTGGCCGCGAGAACTACACCTGCCAATGGCAGGCGTGCAAGGTGAAGGGCAAGCCGTCCTGTTCGCGGCTGTGGCTGGAGCGCCACGCGTTGTCCCACGGCGGCAACAAGCCCTTCAAGTGCATCGTCGACGGCTGCGGCAAGAGGTTCTCCACTCAG ATTCTGCTGGAACGCCACGTCAACCACCACTTCAACGAGCAAGCTCCAGGGTCCAACACCAGCAAGAAGAGTGCTGATTCCGCGCCCAAACTGTTCCGGAGGAATGGCAAGAAGCTGCGCTATAGGAGACAGCCTTGGTCTG CGCGCATGTTCGACTTCTTCGACGCGGGCACGATGGAGGGCCTGGCGTGGCGGCTCGGCCGCATCACGCGCTGGCGGCTCGGCGGCTCGTGCCCACTGCGGGAGCCGCAGGGCGCCCACACGTTGACCCTGCATGCGGTACTCACGGCCACGCGGTACAACGCGGTTGAGGAGAGACGGGAGGCGCTCGTGTCTTACTACCCACCGCATAT ACTGGAGGACGAGTGGGTCCCGGAGCGCGAGGTGCGGCGCACGCGGCGCGTGGAGCTGTCCGCGCTGCCCGCGCCGGCCAAGGTGCTGGTCTACGAGCAGTTCTGCGCCTCCTACAGGAAGAGCccctcgccgccgccccccgcccccacACCCGCCCCCGCCGTcgcgcgccccgccccccgcctGCTGCCCGCCCGGCACTGCACCAGCTCGCGCCTACTCAACAACCTCATCGCCAAACAGAAGAACGTCGAGCCCAAGGAGGACTGCCCCGCCAACAACCTGCCCATCATCTACAAGGAAGAAGAGAAGGTGGAGGTCAGCGGCGCCAAGAAGCGGAAGATGGGCCGGCGCCACGGAGGCAACGCCTTCTGGCCCTGCGGACGGTAG